A single Lactuca sativa cultivar Salinas chromosome 8, Lsat_Salinas_v11, whole genome shotgun sequence DNA region contains:
- the LOC111894821 gene encoding protein GLUTAMINE DUMPER 2 — MTLQATSSMAPSSPVTIQRSPWHSPVPYLFGGLAAMMGLIAFALLILACSYWKISSEAGDRDLEAGEGETDGDSKPGNQKEKETPVFEEKYLVIMAGQDKPTFLATPISSRASSFGSCSSCGNSTVSTETSSVTEEEKEKSCDQLQVTNTENHETADQELS, encoded by the coding sequence ATGACTCTTCAAGCAACTTCTTCAATGGCTCCATCGTCTCCGGTGACCATACAACGATCACCATGGCACTCACCAGTACCCTACCTGTTTGGAGGGTTAGCAGCCATGATGGGTCTCATTGCCTTCGCCCTCTTGATCCTCGCTTGCTCCTACTGGAAGATCTCATCCGAAGCCGGAGACAGAGACCTTGAGGCCGGAGAAGGAGAAACAGACGGCGACTCCAAACCCGGTAATCAAAAAGAAAAGGAAACTCCTGTTTTCGAAGAGAAGTATCTGGTAATAATGGCGGGACAAGATAAACCGACGTTTTTGGCAACACCCATATCCAGCAGAGCGTCGTCGTTTGGTAGCTGTAGCTCTTGTGGCAACTCAACGGTGTCTACGGAGACATCGTCGGTGACGGAGGAGGAAAAAGAGAAGAGTTGTGATCAGTTACAAGTAACGAATACAGAGAACCATGAGACAGCTGATCAAGAGCTTTCTtag
- the LOC111894807 gene encoding protein GLUTAMINE DUMPER 2 yields the protein MTLSIPSSMAPSSPVVAQQSPWHSPVPYLFGGLAAMLTLISFALMILACSYAKYARDEENAGDGERDLEAGDDKPDNDKELSSVFEEKYLVIMAGESKPTFLATPISSRPLMFCRCSCRSFSTENSSTSEVVMMEENQEEKQGRSSNQVQVRNTANQDTTDHIP from the coding sequence ATGACTCTATCTATACCTTCTTCAATGGCTCCATCATCGCCGGTGGTTGCACAACAGTCACCGTGGCACTCACCAGTGCCATACCTCTTTGGTGGACTTGCTGCCATGCTCACTCTCATTTCTTTTGCTCTCATGATCCTCGCTTGCTCCTATGCTAAATACGCCAGAGACGAGGAGAACGCCGGCGATGGAGAAAGAGACCTTGAGGCCGGAGATGATAAACCAGACAACGACAAGGAATTATCCTCTGTTTTTGAAGAGAAGTATCTTGTAATCATGGCGGGAGAATCAAAACCAACGTTTCTGGCGACACCCATCTCGAGCAGACCCTTAATGTTTTGTAGATGTAGTTGCCGGAGCTTCTCGACGGAAAATTCCTCGACGTCGGAAGTGGTAATGATGGAGGAGAATCAAGAAGAAAAACAGGGGAGGAGTAGTAATCAGGTACAAGTTAGGAACACGGCGAATCAGGACACCACAGATCATATCCCTTGA
- the LOC111894827 gene encoding protein GLUTAMINE DUMPER 2: MMSMESTSSLAPSSVMSDQRSPWHSPVPYLFGGLAAMLGLIAFALLILACSYWKLSGYLQNNPDAERDIESGDGDSKPDNGNDKPALVFEEKYLVIMAGQATPTFLATPISSTSSSFGSCSCLSNSTGLTEKLSTSEVVIDKEETSYRLEVRIMENEEAADQLR; this comes from the coding sequence atgatgTCGATGGAATCAACTTCTTCTCTTGCTCCGTCGTCAGTCATGTCTGATCAACGATCACCCTGGCATTCACCGGTTCCATACCTCTTCGGAGGCCTTGCTGCCATGCTGGGTCTCATTGCTTTTGCTCTCCTGATTTTGGCATGCTCATACTGGAAGCTCTCCGGCTACCTCCAAAACAACCCCGACGCCGAGAGGGACATTGAATCTGGAGATGGCGACAGCAAACCTGATAATGGCAACGACAAGCCAGCGCTCGTTTTTGAAGAGAAGTATCTTGTAATTATGGCTGGACAAGCCACTCCGACGTTTTTAGCCACACCCATTTCCAGCACATCCTCGTCGTTTGGTAGTTGCAGTTGCCTGAGCAATTCAACTGGGTTGACGGAGAAATTATCAACGTCGGAGGTGGTGATTGATAAAGAAGAGACCAGTTACCGGTTAGAAGTGAGGATCATGGAGAACGAAGAGGCTGCTGATCAACTCCGTTGA
- the LOC111894832 gene encoding protein GLUTAMINE DUMPER 2, producing the protein MTMAPSSPAVVKVSPWHTPVPYFFGGLAAVLGLIAFALLILACTYLNVTDDDQNDGDGERDLEAGDAKSDNHKKELTVFEDKYLVIMAGEAKPTFLATPVTNKTLSFGSCGCRNNPSEKLSTSEKVKEGSNDQLQVRNIDNQ; encoded by the coding sequence ATGACAATGGCTCCATCGTCGCCGGCGGTAGTTAAAGTGTCGCCATGGCACACACCGGTACCGTACTTCTTCGGAGGTTTAGCTGCCGTTTTGGGTCTCATTGCGTTTGCTCTCTTGATTCTCGCCTGCACCTACTTAAATGTTACCGACGATGACCAGAACGACGGCGACGGAGAGAGAGACCTTGAAGCCGGAGATGCCAAATCCGATAATCACAAGAAGGAACTCACTGTTTTCGAAGACAAGTATCTGGTAATCATGGCGGGAGAAGCGAAACCGACTTTTTTGGCAACACCTGTTACAAACAAAACGTTGTCTTTTGGTAGTTGTGGCTGCCGGAATAACCCATCGGAGAAATTGTCGACGTCGGAGAAGGTGAAAGAAGGGAGCAACGATCAGCTACAAGTAAGGAACATCGACAATCAGTAG